TTTCTGTGGAAAATTCCCGCTGCGTGTTTATATTGCCGCACGAATTTGAGGATGAATGAAATGAAACAGACAGTGCCCGCGCCGGCAGATGCGTGGCGCGGTGAATTCGGCAAAGCCTACACCGATCGCAACGCCTGGCCGCTGGCGGAGATGGAAGAAAGATACCGGCAAACCTACGGGCTGAGCCGCACCGAGATGAACCGCCGCCAGCTCGACGTGCTCGACCGCAACCTGCGCATCCTGGAAGTGGGCGCCAATGTCGGCAACCAGTTGCTCTGCCTGCAGCAGATGGGCTTCACTTCACTTTACGGCATCGAACTGCAGGACTATGCCGTGGAGCTGGCCAAGCAGCGCACCCGCCACCTCAATCTGCTCACCGGCGTCGCGCACGACCTGCCGTTCAAAGACGGTTACTTCGATCTGGTCTTCACCTCCGGCGTGCTGATTCACATCGCGCCCGCCGATATCCCGGCGGTGTTGCGCGAGATCCATCGCTGCAGCCGGCGCTACATTTGGGGCTTCGAGTATTTTGCCGAACGCTATACCGAAGTCAATTACCGCGGCCATGACGGCTTGCTGTGGAAAACGGATTTTGCCCGCCTTTATCTCGACACCTTTGCCGATCTGCGTTTGCTGCGGGAAGACCGTTACCGTTATCTGAATCAGGATTTGACCGACACCATGTTTCTGTTGGAGCGGATCGATGCACCGGCCGGCCGCGAGTGAAGCGGCAGGTTCGGCCTTTGTTCCCCCAATAGGCATTTGGCGATTCAAACTCAGAGTAAACTTCTGAAAGATCCTTAACCACAAAGCAAACATCTGCACCGCGGAGACGCAAAGGCACGCAAAGAAAAGATTCGAGTTCTGTCTTTCATGATTGCAGGCAACAAATGATTGGGAAATCTTTGCGAACCTTTGCGCCTCTGCGTGATTTCTTTGCCGAAATTCGAGAGCGTTGGGAACGGTCAGAATTGTCACGAAACCCCCATAAATACAGGTTGAGATAGTACCCGTCGGACAAATGTTTGCTTTTTTTTGCAGCGCTTCGATTTCAAAGAACCCATCAATTCCACTGTGAGAGGCAACATGAACTGGAGTGACAAAAACGTTTTGCTCACCGGCGGCACCGGCTCGTTCGGCAAGAAATTCGTCGCGATTGCGCTGCAAAAATACCGGCCGAAGAAGCTGATCGTCTTCAGCCGCGACGAGCTCAAGCAGTATGAAATGCAGCAGCAGTTCCGCGATCCGATCTTGCGCTATTTTCTCGGCGATGTGCGCGACCAGGAGCGGCTGCACCGCGCGCTGCACGGCGTAGACATCGTCGTGCACGCCGCCGCCCTCAAACAAATCCCCGCCTGTGAATACAATCCCATCGAAGCCGTGAAGACCAACGTGCTGGGCGCGCAGAACATCATCGAAGCCGCGATCAACAACGGCGTGCAGCGCGTGATCGCCCTGAGCACCGACAAGGCCGCAAATCCCGTCAATCTTTATGGCGCGACCAAACTGGTGTCGGACAAACTCTTCGTCGCGGGCAACTCCTATTCCGGCGCCACCGGGCCCCGCTTCAGCGCGGTGCGCTACGGCAACGTCATCGGCAGCCGCGGCAGCGTGATTCCCTTCTTCAAGGAAAAACGCGCCACCGGCGAGCTGCCCATCACCGATTTGCGCATGACCCGCTTCTTCATCACCCTCGAGCAGGGCGTGGAATTCGTGTTCCGCTGTTTTGATTTGATGCAGGGCGGCGAGATTTTCGTGCCGAAAATTCCCAGCATGCGCATCACCGATCTCGCCAAAGCGCTGGCGCCGGAGTGCACCATCAAAGTCGTGGGCATCCGGCCCGGCGAAAAAATTCACGAAACCATGGTGCCGCGCGACGAAGCCCATCACACGCTCGAGTTCGATACTTACTTCATCGTCGAGCCGACCTTCCCGTGGTGGGGCAGAGCCAACCACGGCGCGGGCAAACGCGTGCCGGATGACTTCAGCTACAGCAGTGACAACAACACCTGGTGGCTGAGCGCGGACGAACTGAAAAAACTGGTGGGCGAATGAGTCTGGCTTGGCTGCCCTATGGCCGGCACTGGCTGGAAGAAGATGACATCGCCGCAGTGGTCGAAGTGCTGCGCCATCACAATCTCACCCAGGGTGAAAAGGTCGCGGAATTCGAACAAGCGCTGGCAGCGTATTGCGGCGCGCAGTACGCCGTGGCGGTGGCCAACGGCACGGCGGCTTTGCATTGCGCCGCGCTGGCGGCCGGCTTCGCGCCCGGCGACGAGGTGATCACTTCGCCGCTCACCTTTGCCGCTTCAGCCAATTGCATTGCCTATCTCGGCGGCCGGCCGGTGTTCGCGGATATCGATGCCGGCACGCGCAATCTCGATCCCGCGGAAGTGGCTCGCCGACTCACGCCGCAAACCCGCGGCCTGCTACCGGTGCATTTCGCCGGCCGCAGTTGTGACATGCCGGTATTCGCCGAGCTGGCCCGCCGCCACAATCTGGTGGTGATCGAAGACGCGGCGCACGCCATCGGCAGCGAATATGAAGCCGACGGCGCCTGTCTGCGCGTCGGCGCGTGCGCCCATTCCGACATGACGGTGTTCAGCTTCCATCCGGTCAAACATGTGACCACCGGCGAAGGCGGCGCCATTCTCACCAACCGCGCGGATATCTACCAGCGCCTGTTGCTGTTTCGCAGCCACGGCATCACCAAGAATCCACAACGCCTCGAGCACAACGAGGGCCCATGGTATTATGAGATGCAAGCGCTCGGTTACAATTACCGCTTGACCGACATGCAGTGTGCGCTCGGCCTCAGCCAGATGAAAAAGCTGCCGCAATTTCTCGCGCGCCGCGCGGAAATCGTCGCCCGCTACAACAAAACGTTCGGCAGCCATCCGGCCCTGATTCCGCCGCAAGTGCCCAAGGCGGCCACGGCCTGGCATCTCTACGTTTTGGAATTCGACCTCGCCCAGCTCGATTGCGACCGGCGCACGATTTTCCTGGAGCTGCAGGAAGCCCGCCTGGGCGTGCAGGTGCATTACATTCCCGTGCATTTGCTGCCTTATTACCGCAAACACTTCGGCACCAAACCCGGCGATTATCCCCGCGCCGAACGCTACTACAGCCGCGCGCTGTCGCTGCCGCTCTACCCGAAACTTACCGACGCCGAGGTGAACCGCGTGATCGACACGGTTCTGCAAATCGTCAACCGGCACCGGCGATGAACCCGCTCTCTGACAGTGCGGCGGCGTGGTCGGCAGGCGTCATTCTGCAGGCGCGCATGGGCTCGACTCGCTTGCCCGGCAAAGTGCTGCGCCTGGCCGCGGGCCGGCCGGTGCTCGAATGGTGCCTCTTGCGCCTGGCGGAATCGCAGCAGTGCCGCCGGGTGATCGTGGCCACCAGCACGCTGCCGCAGGATGATGCCATTGCGGCGTTCTGCGATCAGCGGCAAGTACCTTGCTTTCGCGGCAGTGAAAACGATGTGCTGCAGCGCTACTACGAAGCAATGCGCCGCTTTCACGTCGATCCGGTGATCCGCGTCACCGCCGACTGCCCGCTGATCGATGCGCACGTGCTCGATGCCATGCTGCCAGCCTACTTTGCCCGGCAGGCCGACTATCTGAGCAACACGCTGACGCGCACGTTCCCGCGCGGTTATGATCTCGAAATCTTTTCTTTCGCCGCGCTGCAAACGGCGCAGCAACAGGCGCAACAGGCCTACGAGCGCGAGCATGTCACGCCCTTCATCTACCAGCATCCCCAGTTGTTCAAACTGGCAGGCTACGAAAATGATTTCGATGCTTCGGCGCTGCGGGTGACAGTGGATACGCCGGAGGACTTGCTGGTGGTGGATCGCATCTATCAGCACTTCGTGCAAACGGGCCGCGGCCATCATTTCACCCTGCCGGAGCTGGTGAAGCTGTGGTCGAGCCAGCCCGACCTGGCGGCCCGCAATCAACACATTCGTCAGAAACAACTCGGTGAATAGAACCATTATCTTTCGCACCGACGGCAGCCGCACGATCGGCGTCGGCCATGTTTATCGCTGCCTGGCGCTGGCGGAAGCGCTGCGCAGCCGCGGCTGCAACGCCTGTTTTGCGGTAACAGTAACGCCGGCGGCGATTCAAGATTTGATTCGGCAGCACGGCCATCAGGTGGAGGTGCTCGCCAGCGGGGCGCCGGAAATCACGCAGCTTGCCGCGTTGGCGGAACGATACGCCACGCGTTTGCTTTGCGTCGATACCTACGCGGTGGAGGCGGCGTATTTCCGCGACTTGCAGGCCACGGGCTGGCGCACGGTGTGCATCGATGACTTTGCCGGCTTTGCGATCGCAGCGGAGGTGGTGATCAATCACAACGCCTACGCCGCGGATTTGCGCTACGAAGTTCCGGCCGGCACGCGCTTGCTGCTCGGTCCGCGCTATGCGCTGTTGCGGCGGCAGTTTCGTGAAGCGCGCGCGGCGGCCACTGCACCGGCGGCGACGCCTTACCTGCTGGTGCTGATCGGTGGCTCGGATCCGCATCAATGGAGTTTGCGCTTGGCACACAGTCTGTTGGCCGCGCTGCCGGTCAACATCGTGGTCGTGGCCGGGCCGGCAACCATCGGGCTGCCGGAATTGCAGCAACTGGCGCAGGCGCACGCCCGCCTGCGCGTGAAAAGCCAGCCGCCGGATTTGCCGGCCCTGATGGCCGGCGCCAGCCTCGCGGTCAGCGGCGCCGGCGTGACGACGTATGAGCTGGCCTGCCTCGGTGTGCCCAGTTTGTTGTTGATTGTCGCCGATAATCAGCGGCAAAATGCGGCGGCGCTCGGCCGCTTGGGCATTGCGCAGGTGTTGGGCTGGCATGCAGACTGGCAGGCGGACGCTATTGCCGCTCGCGCGGCTGCGCTGTTGGACAATGGCAGTGAACGGCAAGCGATGGCGGCGCGTGGCCGGCGCCTGGTGGATGGCGCCGGCGCGGAACGCGTTGCCGAGGAGATCGTGCATGAAATCGATTCGTCTCACTGAGTCCCGCTGCCTCGGCGAGGGCGAGCCGTGCTTCGTGATTGCGGAAGCCGGCTCCAACCACAATCGCGATTTTGCGCTGGCACAGAAGCTCATCGAGGTCGCGGCTGAGGCCGGCGCCGACAGCGTCAAATTTCAAATCTTCACCGCCGACAAGATCTATTCGAAAAAGACGCCGAAGATGAGCTATTTGAAGGAAAAGCAGCTCACGCAGGAAAGCGAGACGGTGTATGATTTGATCAAGAAACTCGAGCTGCCGCGTGAGTGGCTGCCGGACTTGCAGGCCTACAGCGAACAAAAAGGCATCATCTTCTCCGCCACGCCCTTCGACCTCGAAGCGGTCGATCTGCTGGCAAAACTCGACGTGCCCTTCTACAAAGTCGCCTCGTTTGAGATTACGCATCTGCCGCTGTTGCGGCACATCAGCCGCACCGGCAAGCCCATCATTCTCTCCACCGGCATGGCCAACCTGGCGGACATCGAGCGCGCACTGGAGGTAATTCAGCAGGCCGGCAGCAGCGAGGTGATCCTGCTGCACTGTGCCATCAACTATCCGCCGGCCTATGAAGACATTCATCTGCGTGCGATCGCCACCTTGCGCCGCGCCTTCGAAGTGCCGGTGGGCTTTTCCGATCACACGCTCGACAACGTGTGCCCGATCGCGGCGGTGGCGCTGGGCGCGTGCGTTATCGAGAAACATTACACCACCGACCGCGCGCTGCCCGGGCCTGATCATCCGTTTGCGATGGACCCGCCGCAACTGCGTGAGATGATCGCCGCCATTCGCAAAACCGAAAAGGCGCTGGGCCACAGCCTGAAGCGGCACACCGCCGCCGAAGCAGAATTACACCAGCTTGCGCGGCGCAGTTTGGTGGCGGCCTGTGATATTCCCGCCGGCACGGCCATCACTGCGGCGATGCTGGAAGTGAAACGGCCGGGCTTCGGCATTCCCACGCACTTGATGGATTTGGTCGTCGGCCGCACGGCGCGGGTCAACATCGCAGCCGACGACATTCTTTCCTGGGATATGATTGGCTGATTTCCACGCGTGATGAACACCACCATCCATCTGCGCCCGGCTGCGGCGCACGACAGCGAAGATGTGCTGCGCTGGCGCAATGATCCCCTCACCCGCGCCAACTCCTTTCACAGCGAGACGATTTCTCCGGAAGAACACCAGCGCTGGTTCAGCCAGACGCTGCAGCGCAGCGACCGGCTGTTGCTCATCGGCCTGGCGGACGCCGGCAAGATCGGCGTCGTGCGCTTTGATCTCGCCGGCGACAGCGCGGAGATCAACCTCAACCTGGCACCGGAAGCGCGCGGCCGCGGGCTGGGCACGGCGTTGATTGTCGCCGGCAGCGGTTATTTGCTGCAGCAGCATCCGGCCATCGCGAAAATCTACGCGAATATCAAACGCGAGAACCTGGCCTCGGTTCGGGCGTTCGAGAAGGCCGGCTATCGTTTGCTGGCCGGCGGCGAGCACGCAACCTACGTTTTCACACCCGATCGCAGCGCGGCAGCCGGCAGCCGCCCCAACCGCCGCATGATTGCACGGCAGGTGATGCAATTGTCGAGCGCCAACGTGATGGTGCAGGCGGCGCGCTTCATGAAGAATTTTCTGCTGGCGCGGCTGCTCGGCCCGCAATTGTTCGGCTTGTGGAACGGCCTGCAAATTCTGCTGGTGTACGGCGTGAACGCGCATCTCGGCGTGCTCAATGCGATGAATCGCGAAGTGCCCTTGCGCCGCGGCCGCGGCCAGAGCGCAGCGATTCCGGCGCTGGCGCGCGTCAGCCTGACCTTCACCATGATCGCCACGCTGGCGCTGGCGGTGGTGCTCGTGCTGATCAGCATTTCGCCGCTGGTCGACGGTCTCGAAGCCGTGGCGTTGCGCCTGCTCGCCGCGGTGTTGCTGGCGCAACAGCTTTATCAATTCTTCCAATTTTGGCTGCGCGCCGATGATCAATTCGCCCTGCTCAGCCGCACGCTGGTCGTTTCGGCGGTGATCGAGCTGGCTGTGACGGTGGCGTGGGTTTATTATGTCGGCTTTCTCGGCATCTTCTACGGCTTTTTGGCCGGCGCGCTGGTGGCCGTCGTGCTCTGCCTGCGCGCGGTCAATCCCGCGTTTTGGCGCCTTGCTTTCGATTTCAAACTCATTCCGCAGTTGGTGCGGCTGGGTTTTCCGATGATGATCGTCGGCCTAAGCTACAGTTTGATGACGACGCTCGATCGCGTGTTGATCATCAACTTTCTCGGCACCGAGCAGCTCGGCTACTATGCCTTGGGGCCGCTGGTGCTGGCGGCGCTGACCTATGTGCCGGCCACCATCAATCAAGTGATCTACCCCAAGCTGGGCGAGCGTTACGGCGCGACCGGCGAAGCGCCCAGCGTGGCCGGCTATGTCATCCGGCCCACCGTCATCACAGCGTACCTCATGGCCTTGGTGTTGGGCGGCGCTTATCTCGGCCTGCCGCTGCTGCTGCAATTGCTGCCGAAATACAACGCCGGATTGCCGGCGGCGCGCATTCTGTTCGCGGGCTTCTATTTCCTCAGTCTGGTCGGCGCCAGTGCCAACTTGCTGGTCACCATCAACCGCCAGATGCAATACCTGGCCACGTTGTTCGCGGCGATTGCCCTGGGCTTGCTGCTCAATTTTGCCGCGATTTTCGCGGGCTGGGGCATTGCCGGCATTGCCGCCACCACCAGCGTCACCTATTTTCTTTATGCCGCCGGCGTCATTGGCTTCACCGCCCGGCGTTACCTCGGCCTGAGCCGCAGGCAACTCCATCGCCTGGCCTGGCGCATCGTGCTGCCCTATGGCCTGGCCGTGGCCAGCCTCGCCGCCGCCCTGCAGATTGAAACCGGCAATCCCCTGCTCACGCCCTGTCTGCAACTCGGTGCGTTTGTGCTGGCATTCAGCCTGCTCGCGTTCCTGCCCGGCCGCCGGGAGATGTCATCGTGAGAACCGTCATCGTGCTGGAGCGCGGCGCAGCTCTCCCCGACATGCCATCGCTGGAGACGGCGGAGCGCCTCTATTTCACCGACGATCACCACCTGCAACAGCAACTGGATGCCGCCGCACAAACCTGGCTCTCGACGCCGCGTCTGCTTTCCAACGCCGAATTGGAGGAATTGACTGCCGTCGCAGCGCAACGGCATGCCGATTGGCTGCAGCGTTCGCCGGAATTCCACCATGCCGGTTTGCCCATTGCCACGAGTCTGGTGCAATTTTATGAACCCTGGGCGATCGCGCTGCGCAAGCTTGCGGCTTATCGCCGTTTGCTTGCCTCCGCCCGGCCGCTGCGCGTGATTGCGCCCGCCAGCGAAATGCCGTGGCTGCAAGCGCTGCTCTCTAGGCAACCGGAGGTGGAACTCGTTGCCGCAGCGGCGCCGCGCGGCTTCCTGCGCAAGCTGCGGCAACGGCTTGCGAACAGTTGGCTGATCCATCGCCTGCGTTATCGCGGCGGCTGGCGGCCGGCGCTGCGCTTCTACTTCGATTACTGGTGGAGTGAAACGCCGTGGCTGAAAGCGCCGGTGAAACCAGCCGAGCTTGCCGGCGATTATGTGCTGTTCTCCACCGGCTACATCAATCACGCCAGGACGTTTCTGCCGATTCTGCGCAAGCTGCCGCGGCCTTATCTCCTCATTGCCAGCACGCCCGCAGCCTGCCGCTATTTTCGCGAACAGGGCGTGCCCTATCGCCGCTTCGGCCACTTCATCACACCGGCCGCCTGGCGGCGTTATCGCGCCTTTGATCGCACCAAGCTCGACGCGCTGGTCGCGGCGGGCAGCGACGCCCTTTTCAATTTCGAAGGCATCGATCTGCGGCCGTTCGTGCGCGCGAGTTTGCTCCGGCTGTTGCGCCATCAGCTCGGCCGCCTGCGCTTGTATGCCGAAGTCTATCTCGAGTTGCTGCGGCGGGCGCGGCCGCGGCACGTCGTGGTGGCGGATGACACCACCACGCACGGCCGCCTCCTCGTGCTGGCGGCGCAAGCCTGCGGCATTCCCACGCTCAACATTCAGCACGGCGCCATCGCCGACGTGCAGCACTATCGCCAGACCGTGGCCGAGAAGCTGGCGGTGTGGGGCGAACACGATCGCGCTTTGCTCGTACGACACGGCGTCGCCGCGGAGAAGGTCGTCGTCACCGGTCAGCCGCGCTTCGAGGCCGCGGCAACTGCCCCGGCGGAAACCGCAAGTCTGCGGCGCCGGTATCGCGTGCCGGCAAACGCGAAGGTGCTGCTGTGGGCCACCACGCCTTTTGTGCCGCGCCTATCCTACGATGTGCCGGAGCGCAATCAGCGCTATCTCGCCGCGTTGCTCGAAATTCTGGCCGCCGAGCCGCTGTGGTTTCTGTTGATCAAACTGCATCCGCGTGATCAGCGTGAAGTCTATGAAAAGGGATTAGCAGAACGCGATCGCGCGCTGCGCGGCCGGGTGCGCCTGCTGCAAGCCGAAGACATGCAGGGGCTACTGCCCCTCGCCGACGTGCTGCTGGCCTGGAACACCAGCGTGATTCAAGAAGCGGTGCTGGCGGGCAAAGCCATCATCGGCGTCAACTTTTTCGGCATGCCGGAATCCATTCCCTCGGTCTCCGAGGGCGTGGCATTGCCCGCCCGCACGCCGGAAGAACTGCGCGGCGCGTTGCAAAGCCTCTTGTTGGGGAAGGGCGCCGTGCACGCCATGCTGGCCGAGGCGCGGCCACGCTATGCTGCCCGCTATTTGAATGTGAGCGAACGCTCCGCGGTTGACCGTATCCTCGAGCTGCTGGCCTGAACGCGATTCCGCAGCGCCGGTGAATGACCGCTACTTCCTCCCGCAAGGCAGCGCCCGCCGGAATCTTCACCGCCGCGCGAACCAATCCTCGCTGCCGGCAGTTAGAAAACGTGGAATTCAACTCACGAAGTGAACCTGCCCCGCAGCGCTGGCACTGAGTTTCACCGGTTACCCCCAGTCGGCAAGGGCCTCCAAAATTCGCCGTGGAGGATCGTCATGTTCTTCAAAAAAAGTGCCTGCCTCATCGTCGCCGTTGTGCTTATCCCCCTCGTTCTATCAGCACAAACCCAGTGGCAAACCTATCCCGGCAATCCCCTCATCACTGCAAATGTTTTCTATTCGATGGATCCCGCAGTGGTATTCAATCCGGCGACCGGCCTCTACCAGATGTGGTATACTGCTGATCAAGAGGGCCACTACTATGTCTTCTATGCTACTTCTGAAGATGGCCTCGCCTGGGAGAAATTCGGCGGTAACCCCGTGCTCAGCCCCGGGCCGGAGAGTGCCTGGGATGGCTGGCATGCGCGCTGCTCTGCCGTGGTTTTCGATGGTGAGAAATATCACATGTTCTACATGGGCGCCAGTTACAGCTCACGTGAGCGGATCGGCCTCGCGACCTCTTTCGACGGCATTCACTGGCAAAAGTATCAGAACAATCCGATCCTGGGGCCGGGTGCGCCGGGAACATGGGATCAAACCCAGGTCTATCATCCTGAAGTCTATTTCGACGGCGCGATGTTCTATCTCTGGTACGCCGGCTACAACGGCAGCACGATGCGCGGCGGCTTGGCAACCTCACCGGATGGCATGCACTGGACGAAACATCCGGCAAATCCTGTGTTGCAGGTGGGCGCACCGGGCGAGTGGGATGACTACGGTGTGTGGCCCAACAGCGGCGTGGTCCGCAGCGACGGCGTTTTCTATCTGCTGTATTCCGCAGCGAGCAACCAGAACACCAGCAGGGGCGCAATCGGTTTGGCGACCTCTGCGGATGGCGTGCACTGGACGAAACACCAAGGCAACCCCGTGCTGCGCGCCGGCGCGCCGGGTTCGTGGAATCAAGCGGGACTCGGGCCGGGAGCGCTGCTTTTCGATGGTACGTATTTCAAGCTTTGGTTTGCGGGCCACACCAATCCCACCAACACCTGGCACATCGGCTATGCGCAATCAGCGCGCGGTGCTGCCACGGATTTCGCTTTGGAGTTCGATGGCCGCGATGACATCGTAAAGATCCCGGACGCCGGCAATGCGCTCGACTTGGACGATTTCACCATCGAGGCCTGGGTTTACCGGCTGTCCGCGAATGCCAACCACATGCTGGTCTCCAAAGCCGAAGCGGGCGAAACCGCGGCAGTGAATTCCAACTTCTGGTTGTGGATCAAAGACAATAATCGCGCCGAAGTGGGCTGGGAGCTGGCGAATTCGGAAAATCAGCAGGTGGAGGGCACCACCGCAATCGCGCCCAACAAGTGGTATCACCTCGCCGGCGTGCGCGCGGCCGGTGCCAGCACGTTGCGCATTTATGTGAATGGCGAATTGGACGCGCCGCCTCATCCCACCAGCGGGCAGCCGAACCGGCAAGATGTTCCCGTCTATCTGGGCGACACGCCGGGCGTTGCAAATGAGAAGTTCCACGGCATCATCGATGAGGTGCGCATTTGGAATGTCGCGCGCAGCGCAGCCGAGATTCGCGCCACGATGAATGCCGAAATCACCGGTTCGGAACCTGGCCTGGTCGGTTATTGGCGACTGAATGAAGGCGAAGGCCAGCTCGTGCATGATCAGAGTCCCTCCGGCAATCACGGCCAGCGGGGATTGCTGCCGGAGGCGGAGAGTGCGGATCCGCGCTGGGTCGGCGTCGCGCGGACGGGCGGAGATTGTGCCGGCATACCGCTGCCTGCCGCGGAAGCTTATGGCAACATCAACGGTCAGGATCAATCCCATGCAGATCGCGTTGTGTATTGTTTCCCCGGCCAGCCCGGTGATTTGTATCTCTCCTTTGCCGCCTATGATATCGACTCACCCACCGAGGTTGCCCTCCGCTTGAACGGCATGAAAGTGTTCGACGTGCCGGTGACTCTCAACAACGGCTGGAGCGGATTGTTCGGCGTGTTGCTGCCGGATGATTTGATCAACGACTTGGGATCAAATGAACTGGTTTTCGACAACGTCAAAAATCCACCGAAGAATTGGCGCTGGGGCGTGCGGCAGGTTTCGGTTGATCGCTTTCAAGCGCTGCCTTCGTTCGCGGCTTTGGGCAATATCAAAGGCGGCGATCAATCCCATGCCGACAAGGTTGTTTACTTCTTCTCGGGCCAGCCCGGCGATCTCCGCCTGGCGTATGAAGTCTATGATATCGACCATCCCAACGAGCTGGACCTGCTGCTCAATGGCGTGAAGCTGCACGACGAGGCGGTCACCTCCAACGAGTCCTGGAGCGGGCCGCGCACACTGTTGTTACCGGACGAGTTTGCCAATGATGCCGGCATCAATGTCTTGATCTTCGAGAACACGCAAAACCCGCCGCGGCAGTGGCTGTGGGGTGTGCGCAACGTCAGCCTCGAGCCGGTCACGACGCAATCACTCGCGCTGGCACTGCCGGCGAATATCAAGTTCGCGGGCGAACAAGTTCAATGGCCTTCCTTGTTGTTTGATGGCCGGGTGCAGCCGCCCGCGCGGCCGCTGGGAGATGATGCCGAGCTTCCCGACAGCACATTTGCCGGCGCCACCACTGTGGCTGTGGGCGGCAGACTCACCGTGGATTTGACCGCGGCCCAACCGATCGACGCTTTCGTGCTGCATCCGGATCCGAATGCCCAGCGATACTTCCACCTTCAGCTCGAAGCCTCGCTCGACGGGCAATCCTGGCAGCCCATGATGACGAGTTCCGGCGTGGCTTTGCAGGGCACACAGTTCGTGTCGCTGCCGCGCCTGTGGGCGCGTTTCCTGCGCTTGCGCGGCGCCAGCATGCTGGTTGCCACCGACTCGCTCGAGGTTGCCGGCGCGGAAGCGGAATTCTGGCGGCAGCAGGATGAGCTGATCGCGCAGGCGCCCCGCGCGGCGCTGGCCGTGGCGGAATTGGTCTTGCTCTCGCGGACAGGCAGTGTGCGCGTCAACGATCCGGTTGCCGCGCTGCCGGTCGCCTACCGCCTGGCGCAAAACTTCCCCAATCCTTTCAATCCAACGACCACCATCCAGTTTGACTTGCCACGGCCGGGCCGCGTGCAGTTGGCGATCTATGATGTCAACGGCACGTGCGTGCGCGTGCTGCAGGAGGGCAACCTGCCGGCCGGCGCACATGCCGTCACCTTCGAGCCGCGCGGGCTTGCATCCGGAATCTACTTCTATCGTCTGGAAGCGGGCGGTTTCCGCGCCACGCGCAAACTGCTGTTGCTCAGGTGAGG
The window above is part of the bacterium genome. Proteins encoded here:
- a CDS encoding methyltransferase domain-containing protein — translated: MKQTVPAPADAWRGEFGKAYTDRNAWPLAEMEERYRQTYGLSRTEMNRRQLDVLDRNLRILEVGANVGNQLLCLQQMGFTSLYGIELQDYAVELAKQRTRHLNLLTGVAHDLPFKDGYFDLVFTSGVLIHIAPADIPAVLREIHRCSRRYIWGFEYFAERYTEVNYRGHDGLLWKTDFARLYLDTFADLRLLREDRYRYLNQDLTDTMFLLERIDAPAGRE
- the pseB gene encoding UDP-N-acetylglucosamine 4,6-dehydratase (inverting), encoding MNWSDKNVLLTGGTGSFGKKFVAIALQKYRPKKLIVFSRDELKQYEMQQQFRDPILRYFLGDVRDQERLHRALHGVDIVVHAAALKQIPACEYNPIEAVKTNVLGAQNIIEAAINNGVQRVIALSTDKAANPVNLYGATKLVSDKLFVAGNSYSGATGPRFSAVRYGNVIGSRGSVIPFFKEKRATGELPITDLRMTRFFITLEQGVEFVFRCFDLMQGGEIFVPKIPSMRITDLAKALAPECTIKVVGIRPGEKIHETMVPRDEAHHTLEFDTYFIVEPTFPWWGRANHGAGKRVPDDFSYSSDNNTWWLSADELKKLVGE
- the pseC gene encoding UDP-4-amino-4,6-dideoxy-N-acetyl-beta-L-altrosamine transaminase — its product is MSLAWLPYGRHWLEEDDIAAVVEVLRHHNLTQGEKVAEFEQALAAYCGAQYAVAVANGTAALHCAALAAGFAPGDEVITSPLTFAASANCIAYLGGRPVFADIDAGTRNLDPAEVARRLTPQTRGLLPVHFAGRSCDMPVFAELARRHNLVVIEDAAHAIGSEYEADGACLRVGACAHSDMTVFSFHPVKHVTTGEGGAILTNRADIYQRLLLFRSHGITKNPQRLEHNEGPWYYEMQALGYNYRLTDMQCALGLSQMKKLPQFLARRAEIVARYNKTFGSHPALIPPQVPKAATAWHLYVLEFDLAQLDCDRRTIFLELQEARLGVQVHYIPVHLLPYYRKHFGTKPGDYPRAERYYSRALSLPLYPKLTDAEVNRVIDTVLQIVNRHRR
- a CDS encoding glycosyltransferase family protein — translated: MNPLSDSAAAWSAGVILQARMGSTRLPGKVLRLAAGRPVLEWCLLRLAESQQCRRVIVATSTLPQDDAIAAFCDQRQVPCFRGSENDVLQRYYEAMRRFHVDPVIRVTADCPLIDAHVLDAMLPAYFARQADYLSNTLTRTFPRGYDLEIFSFAALQTAQQQAQQAYEREHVTPFIYQHPQLFKLAGYENDFDASALRVTVDTPEDLLVVDRIYQHFVQTGRGHHFTLPELVKLWSSQPDLAARNQHIRQKQLGE
- the pseG gene encoding UDP-2,4-diacetamido-2,4,6-trideoxy-beta-L-altropyranose hydrolase, which encodes MNRTIIFRTDGSRTIGVGHVYRCLALAEALRSRGCNACFAVTVTPAAIQDLIRQHGHQVEVLASGAPEITQLAALAERYATRLLCVDTYAVEAAYFRDLQATGWRTVCIDDFAGFAIAAEVVINHNAYAADLRYEVPAGTRLLLGPRYALLRRQFREARAAATAPAATPYLLVLIGGSDPHQWSLRLAHSLLAALPVNIVVVAGPATIGLPELQQLAQAHARLRVKSQPPDLPALMAGASLAVSGAGVTTYELACLGVPSLLLIVADNQRQNAAALGRLGIAQVLGWHADWQADAIAARAAALLDNGSERQAMAARGRRLVDGAGAERVAEEIVHEIDSSH
- a CDS encoding N-acetylneuraminate synthase family protein, whose protein sequence is MKSIRLTESRCLGEGEPCFVIAEAGSNHNRDFALAQKLIEVAAEAGADSVKFQIFTADKIYSKKTPKMSYLKEKQLTQESETVYDLIKKLELPREWLPDLQAYSEQKGIIFSATPFDLEAVDLLAKLDVPFYKVASFEITHLPLLRHISRTGKPIILSTGMANLADIERALEVIQQAGSSEVILLHCAINYPPAYEDIHLRAIATLRRAFEVPVGFSDHTLDNVCPIAAVALGACVIEKHYTTDRALPGPDHPFAMDPPQLREMIAAIRKTEKALGHSLKRHTAAEAELHQLARRSLVAACDIPAGTAITAAMLEVKRPGFGIPTHLMDLVVGRTARVNIAADDILSWDMIG